From Desmodus rotundus isolate HL8 chromosome 10, HLdesRot8A.1, whole genome shotgun sequence, one genomic window encodes:
- the FES gene encoding tyrosine-protein kinase Fes/Fps isoform X1, giving the protein MGFSSELCGPQGHGAVQQMQEAELRLLEGMRKWMAQRVKSDREYAGLLHHMSLQDCGAQSRGSLNSPISQSWAEITSQTEGLSRLLRQHAEDLNSGPLSKLSLLIGVRQQLRKTYGEQWQQLQQELTKTHSQDIEKLKSQYRSLARDSAQARRKYQESSKDKDRDKAKDKYVRSLWKLFAHHNRYVLGVRAAQLHHHHHHQLMLPSLLQSLQDLHQEMACILKEILQEYLEISSLVQDEVVAIHQEMAAAVARIQPEAEYQGFLRQHGSTPDVPPCVMFDESLLEDSEVLEPGELQLNELTVESVQHTLTSVTDELAVATHTVLSRQEVVTQLQRELRKEEQTIHPRQRVYLLGKRQVLQEELQGLQVALCSQAKLQAQQDLLQDKLEKLGPGEPPPVPLLQDDRHSTSSSEQEREGGRTPTLEILKSHISGIFRPKFSLPPPLQLIPEVQKPLHEQLWYHGAIPRTEVAELLTQCGDFLVRESQGKQECVLSVLWDGQPRHFIIQSTDGPSPRGSGVWRLLTPGAPAPQNLYRLEGDGFPTIPLLIDHLLRSQQPLTKKSGVVLSRAVPKDKWALNHEDLVLGEQIGRGNFGEVFSGRLRVDNTLVAVKSCRETLPPDLKAKFLQEARILKQYSHPNIVRLIGVCTQKQPIYIVMELVQGGDFLTFLRTEGARLRVKTLLQMVGDAAAGMEYLESKGCIHRDLAARNCLVTEKNVLKISDFGMSREEEDGIYAASGGLRQVPVKWTAPEALNYGRYSSESDVWSFGILLWETFSLGASPYPNLSNQQTREFIETGGRLPSPELCPDAVFRLMEQCWAYEPGQRPSFSTIYQELQSIRKRHR; this is encoded by the exons ATGGGCTTCTCTTCGGAGCTGTGCGGCCCCCAAGGCCACGGGGCAGTGCAGCAAATGCAGGAGGCCGAACTCCGGCTGCTGGAGGGCATGAGGAAGTGGATGGCCCAGCGGGTCAAGAGTGACCGGGAGTACGCAGGGCTGCTGCACCACATGTCCCTGCAGGACTGCGGGGCCCAGAGCCGGGGCAGCCTCAACAGCCCCATCAGCCAG TCCTGGGCAGAAATCACCAGCCAGACGGAGGGCCTGAGCCGGTTGCTGAGGCAGCACGCGGAAGATCTGAACTCCGGGCCCCTCAGCAAGCTAAGCCTGCTTATTGGGGTGCGGCAGCAGCTGCGCAAGACCTATGGCGAGCagtggcagcagctgcagcaggagctAACCAAG accCACAGCCAGGACATCGAGAAGCTGAAGAGCCAGTACCGATCCCTGGCACGGGACAGCGCCCAGGCCAGGCGCAAATACCAGGAGTCCAGCAAAG ACAAGGACCGTGACAAGGCCAAGGATAAGTACGTGCGCAGCCTGTGGAAGCTCTTTGCTCACCATAACCGCTACGTGCTTGGTGTGCGGGCCGCACAgctgcaccaccaccaccaccaccagctcaTGCTGCCCAGCCTGCTCCAGTCATTGCAGGACCTGCACCAGGAGATGGCATGCATCCT GAAGGAGATCCTGCAGGAATACCTGGAGATTAGCAGCCTGGTGCAGGACGAGGTGGTGGCCATTCACCAGGAGATGGCTGCAGCTGTTGCCCGCATCCAGCCGGAGGCCGAGTACCAGGGCTTCCTACGACAGCATGG GTCCACACCTGATGTCCCTCCCTGCGTCATGTTTGATGAGTCGCTGCTTGAGGACAGCGAAGTCCTGGAGCCTGGGGAGCTGCAGTTGAATGAGCTGACAGTGGAGAGCGTGCAACACAC GCTTACCTCAGTGACAGATGAGCTGGCTGTGGCCACCCACACGGTGTTAAGCCGGCAGGAAGTGGTCACTCAACTGCAGCGGGAGCTCCGGAAGGAGGAGCAGACCATCCACCCCCGCCAGCG GGTTTACCTGCTGGGCAAGAGGCAGGTGTTGCAGGAGGAGCTGCAGGGGCTGCAGGTGGCGCTGTGCAGCCAGGCCAAGCTGCAGGCCCAGCAGGACCTGCTGCAAGACAAGCTGGAGAAGCTGGGCCCCGGCGAGCCCCCACCAGTGCCTCTCCTGCAGGACGACCGCCACTCCACCTCGTCCTCG GAGCAGGAGCGGGAAGGGGGAAGGAcacccaccctggagatccttAAGAGCCACATCTCAGGAATCTTTCGCCCCAAGTTCTCG ctccccccaCCGCTGCAGCTCATCCCTGAGGTGCAGAAGCCCCTGCACGAGCAGCTGTGGTACCACGGGGCTATCCCACGGACAGAGGTGGCCGAGCTGCTGACACAGTGTGGGGACTTCCTGGTGCGGGAGAGCCAGGGCAAGCAGGAGTGCGTGCTGTCAGTGCTGTGGGACGGCCAGCCCCGGCACTTCATCATCCAGTCCACTGAC ggcccaagCCCCCGTGGCAGCGGGGTGTGGAGGCTGCTCACCCCTGGTGCTCCTGCCCCTCAGAACCTGTACCGACTGGAAGGCGACGGCTTTCCCACCATCCCCTTGCTCATCGACCACTTGCTGCgctcccagcagcccctcacCAAGAAGAGCGGCGTTGTCCTGAGCAGGGCTGTGCCCAAG gacaAGTGGGCACTGAACCACGAGGACCTGGTGTTGGGCGAGCAGATTGGGCGG GGGAACTTTGGCGAAGTGTTCAGTGGGCGCCTGCGAGTGGACAACACCCTGGTGGCGGTGAAATCCTGCCGAGAGACACTCCCACCCGACCTCAAGGCCAAGTTTCTGCAGGAAGCACG GATCCTGAAGCAGTACAGCCACCCCAACATCGTGCGTCTCATTGGCGTCTGCACCCAGAAACAGCCCATCTACATCGTCATGGAGCTCGTGCAGG GGGGCGACTTCCTGACCTTCCTTCGGACGGAGGGAGCCCGCCTGCGGGTGAAGACTCTGCTACAGATGGTGGGGGACGCGGCTGCGGGCATGGAGTACCTGGAGAGCAAAGGCTGCATCCACCG ggacctggctgcTCGGAATTGCCTGGTCACAGAGAAGAACGTCCTGAAGATCAGTGACTTTGGGATGTCCCGGGAGGAAGAGGACGGGATCTACGCTGCCTCGGGGGGCCTCAGACAAGTCCCCGTGAAGTGGACTGCACCCGAGGCTCTTAACTACG GCCGCTATTCCTCTGAGAGCGATGTGTGGAGCTTTGGCATCTTGCTCTGGGAGACCTTCAGCCTGGGAGCCTCCCCCTACCCCAACCTCAGCAATCAGCAGACTCGGGAGTTCATAGAAACGG GGGGCCGCTTGCCTTCCCCCGAGCTGTGCCCCGACGCTGTGTTCAGGCTCATGGAGCAGTGCTGGGCCTACGAGCCAGGGCAGCGGCCCAGCTTCAGCACCATCTACCAGGAGCTGCAGAGCATCCGAAAGCGGCATCGGTGA
- the FES gene encoding tyrosine-protein kinase Fes/Fps isoform X2, which produces MGFSSELCGPQGHGAVQQMQEAELRLLEGMRKWMAQRVKSDREYAGLLHHMSLQDCGAQSRGSLNSPISQSWAEITSQTEGLSRLLRQHAEDLNSGPLSKLSLLIGVRQQLRKTYGEQWQQLQQELTKTHSQDIEKLKSQYRSLARDSAQARRKYQESSKDKDRDKAKDKYVRSLWKLFAHHNRYVLGVRAAQLHHHHHHQLMLPSLLQSLQDLHQEMACILKEILQEYLEISSLVQDEVVAIHQEMAAAVARIQPEAEYQGFLRQHGSTPDVPPCVMFDESLLEDSEVLEPGELQLNELTVESVQHTLTSVTDELAVATHTVLSRQEVVTQLQRELRKEEQTIHPRQRVYLLGKRQVLQEELQGLQVALCSQAKLQAQQDLLQDKLEKLGPGEPPPVPLLQDDRHSTSSSEQEREGGRTPTLEILKSHISGIFRPKFSLPPPLQLIPEVQKPLHEQLWYHGAIPRTEVAELLTQCGDFLVRESQGKQECVLSVLWDGQPRHFIIQSTDNLYRLEGDGFPTIPLLIDHLLRSQQPLTKKSGVVLSRAVPKDKWALNHEDLVLGEQIGRGNFGEVFSGRLRVDNTLVAVKSCRETLPPDLKAKFLQEARILKQYSHPNIVRLIGVCTQKQPIYIVMELVQGGDFLTFLRTEGARLRVKTLLQMVGDAAAGMEYLESKGCIHRDLAARNCLVTEKNVLKISDFGMSREEEDGIYAASGGLRQVPVKWTAPEALNYGRYSSESDVWSFGILLWETFSLGASPYPNLSNQQTREFIETGGRLPSPELCPDAVFRLMEQCWAYEPGQRPSFSTIYQELQSIRKRHR; this is translated from the exons ATGGGCTTCTCTTCGGAGCTGTGCGGCCCCCAAGGCCACGGGGCAGTGCAGCAAATGCAGGAGGCCGAACTCCGGCTGCTGGAGGGCATGAGGAAGTGGATGGCCCAGCGGGTCAAGAGTGACCGGGAGTACGCAGGGCTGCTGCACCACATGTCCCTGCAGGACTGCGGGGCCCAGAGCCGGGGCAGCCTCAACAGCCCCATCAGCCAG TCCTGGGCAGAAATCACCAGCCAGACGGAGGGCCTGAGCCGGTTGCTGAGGCAGCACGCGGAAGATCTGAACTCCGGGCCCCTCAGCAAGCTAAGCCTGCTTATTGGGGTGCGGCAGCAGCTGCGCAAGACCTATGGCGAGCagtggcagcagctgcagcaggagctAACCAAG accCACAGCCAGGACATCGAGAAGCTGAAGAGCCAGTACCGATCCCTGGCACGGGACAGCGCCCAGGCCAGGCGCAAATACCAGGAGTCCAGCAAAG ACAAGGACCGTGACAAGGCCAAGGATAAGTACGTGCGCAGCCTGTGGAAGCTCTTTGCTCACCATAACCGCTACGTGCTTGGTGTGCGGGCCGCACAgctgcaccaccaccaccaccaccagctcaTGCTGCCCAGCCTGCTCCAGTCATTGCAGGACCTGCACCAGGAGATGGCATGCATCCT GAAGGAGATCCTGCAGGAATACCTGGAGATTAGCAGCCTGGTGCAGGACGAGGTGGTGGCCATTCACCAGGAGATGGCTGCAGCTGTTGCCCGCATCCAGCCGGAGGCCGAGTACCAGGGCTTCCTACGACAGCATGG GTCCACACCTGATGTCCCTCCCTGCGTCATGTTTGATGAGTCGCTGCTTGAGGACAGCGAAGTCCTGGAGCCTGGGGAGCTGCAGTTGAATGAGCTGACAGTGGAGAGCGTGCAACACAC GCTTACCTCAGTGACAGATGAGCTGGCTGTGGCCACCCACACGGTGTTAAGCCGGCAGGAAGTGGTCACTCAACTGCAGCGGGAGCTCCGGAAGGAGGAGCAGACCATCCACCCCCGCCAGCG GGTTTACCTGCTGGGCAAGAGGCAGGTGTTGCAGGAGGAGCTGCAGGGGCTGCAGGTGGCGCTGTGCAGCCAGGCCAAGCTGCAGGCCCAGCAGGACCTGCTGCAAGACAAGCTGGAGAAGCTGGGCCCCGGCGAGCCCCCACCAGTGCCTCTCCTGCAGGACGACCGCCACTCCACCTCGTCCTCG GAGCAGGAGCGGGAAGGGGGAAGGAcacccaccctggagatccttAAGAGCCACATCTCAGGAATCTTTCGCCCCAAGTTCTCG ctccccccaCCGCTGCAGCTCATCCCTGAGGTGCAGAAGCCCCTGCACGAGCAGCTGTGGTACCACGGGGCTATCCCACGGACAGAGGTGGCCGAGCTGCTGACACAGTGTGGGGACTTCCTGGTGCGGGAGAGCCAGGGCAAGCAGGAGTGCGTGCTGTCAGTGCTGTGGGACGGCCAGCCCCGGCACTTCATCATCCAGTCCACTGAC AACCTGTACCGACTGGAAGGCGACGGCTTTCCCACCATCCCCTTGCTCATCGACCACTTGCTGCgctcccagcagcccctcacCAAGAAGAGCGGCGTTGTCCTGAGCAGGGCTGTGCCCAAG gacaAGTGGGCACTGAACCACGAGGACCTGGTGTTGGGCGAGCAGATTGGGCGG GGGAACTTTGGCGAAGTGTTCAGTGGGCGCCTGCGAGTGGACAACACCCTGGTGGCGGTGAAATCCTGCCGAGAGACACTCCCACCCGACCTCAAGGCCAAGTTTCTGCAGGAAGCACG GATCCTGAAGCAGTACAGCCACCCCAACATCGTGCGTCTCATTGGCGTCTGCACCCAGAAACAGCCCATCTACATCGTCATGGAGCTCGTGCAGG GGGGCGACTTCCTGACCTTCCTTCGGACGGAGGGAGCCCGCCTGCGGGTGAAGACTCTGCTACAGATGGTGGGGGACGCGGCTGCGGGCATGGAGTACCTGGAGAGCAAAGGCTGCATCCACCG ggacctggctgcTCGGAATTGCCTGGTCACAGAGAAGAACGTCCTGAAGATCAGTGACTTTGGGATGTCCCGGGAGGAAGAGGACGGGATCTACGCTGCCTCGGGGGGCCTCAGACAAGTCCCCGTGAAGTGGACTGCACCCGAGGCTCTTAACTACG GCCGCTATTCCTCTGAGAGCGATGTGTGGAGCTTTGGCATCTTGCTCTGGGAGACCTTCAGCCTGGGAGCCTCCCCCTACCCCAACCTCAGCAATCAGCAGACTCGGGAGTTCATAGAAACGG GGGGCCGCTTGCCTTCCCCCGAGCTGTGCCCCGACGCTGTGTTCAGGCTCATGGAGCAGTGCTGGGCCTACGAGCCAGGGCAGCGGCCCAGCTTCAGCACCATCTACCAGGAGCTGCAGAGCATCCGAAAGCGGCATCGGTGA